Proteins co-encoded in one Medicago truncatula cultivar Jemalong A17 chromosome 8, MtrunA17r5.0-ANR, whole genome shotgun sequence genomic window:
- the LOC120577433 gene encoding TMV resistance protein N: MAKSSSSSSTKPKQTHEVFLSFRGEDTRKTFTSHLNSALRRLDIKSYIDDNLERRDEISQALLKAIDEAKLSVIVFSKNYATSKCCLDEVVKILECRKNKAQIILPVFYEVDPFHVRHQLGSYAEAFVKHEQRFASTMNIVQKWRDALGEAANHSGWDCSINRTEAELVEEIAMDVLQKLNSVYVGDLDHQIIKLEKLAQLQLQYYKSIDTYENQVSHEATVQRITELKMKRSVRMLRLTREMLSYMEDSEAYEKLF; this comes from the exons ATGGCAAAAtcatcctcctcctcctctaccAAACCTAAACAAACACACGAGGTATTCCTTAGCTTCAGAGGCGAGGATACTCGTAAAACATTCACAAGCCATCTCAATAGTGCATTAAGAAGGTTAGATATCAAGAGTTACATAGATGACAATTTAGAAAGAAGGGATGAAATATCACAAGCGCTTCTCAAGGCGATCGATGAAGCAAAACTTTCTGTAATTGTTTTTTCGAAAAACTATGCAACTTCAAAATGCTGTTTGGATGAAGTTGTGAAGATACTCGAGTGTAGAAAAAACAAAGCGCAAATTATACTTCCAGTTTTTTATGAAGTTGATCCTTTCCATGTTCGACACCAATTAGGAAGTTATGCCGAGGCATTTGTTAAGCATGAGCAGCGTTTTGCAAGTACAATGAATATTGTGCAAAAATGGAGGGATGCTTTGGGAGAAGCAGCCAACCATTCAGGGTGGGATTGCTCCATCAacag AACAGAAGCTGAACTTGTTGAGGAAATTGCGATGGATGTGCTGCAAAAGTTGAATAGTGTTTATGTTGGTGACTTGGATcatcaaattattaaattagaGAAACTTGCACAACTTCAGCTTCAATATTATAAAAGCATAGATACTTACGAAAATCAAGTAAGTCATGAGGCAACGGTTCAACGCATAACAGAACTTAAGATGAAGAGAAGCGTCCGCATGCTTCGTTTGACACGTGAGATGCTTTCATACATGGAAGATTCAGAAGCTTATGAAAAACTATTTTAG
- the LOC120577430 gene encoding receptor kinase-like protein Xa21, protein MTNLLYFSLSGNNITGPIPGTFKELQKLQHLSLSNNGLQGPFIEELCEMKSLGELYLNNNKLSGVLPTCLGNMTSIIRLYIGSNNLNSKIPSSLWSVIDILEVDLSSNAFIGNLPPEIGNLRAIILLDLSRNQISSNIPTTFSSLQTLQKLSLADNKLNGSIPKSLGEMVSLISLDLSQNMLTGVIPKSLESLVYLQNINFSYNRLQGEIPNGGRFKNFTAQSFMHNDALCGDPRLQVPTCGKQVKKWSNEKKLILKCILPIVVSAILVVACIILLKHNKRRKNENNVGRGLSTLGAPRRISYYELVQATNGFNESNFLGRGGFGSVYQGKLLGGEMIAVKVIDLQSEAKSKSFDAECNAMRNLRHRNLVKIISSCSNLDFKSLVMEFMSNGSVDKWLYSNNYCLNFLQRLNIMIDVASALEYLHHGSSMPVVHCDLKPSNVLLDENMVAHVSDFGIAKLMDEGQSQTHTQTLATVGYIAPEYGSKGIVSVKGDVYSYGIMLMEIFTRRKPTDDMFVAELSLKTWISGSLPNSIMEVMDSNLVQITGDQIDDILTHMSYIFSLALNCCEESPDARINMADVIATLIKIKTLVVGANTV, encoded by the exons ATGACCAACTtgctatatttttctctttctggGAATAATATAACTGGACCAATACCTGGTACATTCAAAGAGTTGCAGAAACTTCAGCATTTGAGTCTTAGCAACAATGGATTACAAGGACCATTTATTGAAGAGCTTTGTGAAATGAAGAGTTTGGGTGAGTTGTATCTAAACAATAATAAGCTCTCTGGAGTTTTACCAACATGTTTGGGAAATATGACTTCTATTATAAGGTTATACATTGGATCTAACAATCTGAACTCTAAGATACCTTCCTCTCTTTGGAGTGTCATAGATATCTTAGAGGTAGATTTGTCCTCTAATGCCTTCATTGGTAATCTTCCACCTGAGATTGGGAATTTGAGAGCAATTATACTTTTAGACCTATCAAGAAATCAGATTTCAAGCAACATTCCAACAACCTTCAGTTCCTTACAAACATTGCAGAAGCTCTCCTTGGCAGATAATAAACTAAATGGATCAATTCCGAAATCACTTGGTGAAATGGTAAGTTTAATCTCTTTGGACTTGTCCCAAAATATGTTAACTGGTGTTATTCCAAAATCCTTAGAATCACTTGTGTATCTTCAAAACATCAACTTCTCATATAATAGATTACAAGGAGAGATTCCTAATGGTGGACGGTTCAAAAATTTCACAGCTCAATCATTTATGCATAATGATGCACTTTGCGGTGATCCTCGCCTTCAGGTACCTACATGTGGTAAGCAAGTTAAGAAATGGTCAAATGAAAAGAAGCTTATATTGAAATGCATACTTCCCATAGTTGTGTCAGCCATTTTGGTTGTTGCGTGCATCatacttttaaaacataataaaaggaGAAAGAATGAAAATAATGTTGGAAGGGGTTTGTCAACTTTGGGAGCTCCAAGAAGAATATCCTATTATGAACTTGTGCAAGCAACTAATGGATTCAATGAGAGTAATTTCCTTGGAAGGGGGGGATTTGGCTCTGTTTATCAGGGGAAGCTTCTTGGTGGTGAGATGATTGCCGTTAAAGTAATTGATTTGCAATCAGAAGCAAAATCAAAGAGCTTTGATGCAGAATGCAATGCGATGAGAAATCTACGACATCGGAATCTGGTAAAGATTATCAGTAGTTGCTCAAATCTTGATTTCAAATCATTGGTGATGGAGTTCATGTCAAATGGAAGTGTAGACAAATGGTTATATTCAAATAACTATTGTCTAAATTTCTTGCAAAGGTTAAATATAATGATAGATGTTGCATCTGCATTGGAATATCTCCATCATGGTTCTTCAATGCCTGTGGTTCATTGTGATCTAAAGCCTTCCAATGTCTTGTTGGATGAAAATATGGTTGCACATGTTAGTGATTTTGGTATTGCAAAGCTCATGGATGAAGGACAATCTCAAACTCATACACAAACTTTGGCTACTGTTGGATACATCGCACCAg AGTATGGATCTAAAGGAATTGTTTCCGTCAAAGGAGATGTGTACAGCTATGGGATCATGTTAATGGAAATCTTCACAAGAAGAAAGCCAACAGATGATATGTTTGTTGCAGAACTAAGCTTGAAGACATGGATCAGTGGATCATTGCCTAATTCAATCATGGAGGTCATGGATTCAAATTTAGTCCAAATAActggggaccaaattgatgataTATTGACTCACATgtcatatatttttagtttagcATTGAATTGCTgtgaagaatcacctgatgcaAGAATCAATATGGCAGATGTTATTGCGACGCTAATCAAAATCAAGACTTTGGTTGTTGGTGCAAACACAGTCTAG